The Sphingopyxis fribergensis DNA segment CGATAGCCGCGCGCGACCGAGACATAAGTCATCAGGTCGGGGGTCCATTTGCGCGTGATCGACAGCTTGGGCTGCCATTCGTCAGACTTGATCGTCGCGGTCGGGACAATGCCGCCCGCCGTCGCGGTGCCGAGCACCGTCGTCGTCGCGCTGACCACCGACCCGTTCGCGGTACGGCTCTCATGATCGAAGCGCAGACCGGCAGCGATTTCCCAGTCGAGGCCGGGCTTGAAGAAGAGCGTACCGAACGCCGCATAAGTATCGCCGACATTCTTCACGCTCGTGGTACGCAGGATCGAAACCGGCCCCAGCACCGGATGCGTCAGGCTGATCGTGTCCTGCCCGCGCGCGCGGACCATCTCGTTTGAATAGAAGACGCCGAACAGGGTCGAAAACTGGTCCGACCATTCGCTGTCGAGGCGCGATTCCAGCGTCATCGTGCGCAGGCTGTCGCGCGCGACCGTCCGCACCGTGTCGGTCGGCCCGAAATCGCCTTCGCCGTCCGGGGTGAAGCCGTTGCGCATATCATAGGCGCCTATGACGCTGAGCTTCGACCCGCCGCCAAGGTCGGCCTCGGCGCGCGCGTTGAAGCCGCGATATTTGTACGAGACGCGGTTGATCGTGTTGAACTGGACGTCGCGCGAATAATCCTTAGGGCCCGTCACGCGCGAGTAAGGCGTGTTCACCCCGTCGACCCAGTCGTAATAGCCCTTGACCGTAAGCGCGAAGCCATCCGAAGGCGTCACCCGCAGCGTCGCGTTGACGCTGTCGGTGTTGAACGGATTGGCATTGCCGCCAATGACGGTGTTGGTCAGGAAGCCGTCCTGCTGACGGTGCGCGGCGGCGACGCGCAGCGCGATCTTGTCGGTTACGATGGGGCCCGAGACTGAGCCCGACACCATCCATGAATCGTCGGGTCCGGCATAGCTGCCGTTCGCCCGGACCTCGAAATCATTACCCGGCTGGCGCGTGATGACATTGATCGCGCCGCCCATCGTGTTCTTGCCGTACAGCGTCCCCTGCGGCCCACGCAGCACTTCGATGCGCTCGACGTCGACCAACGGGTTGTTCAGATAGGCGGTGTTCGGCTGATAAATACCGTCGATAAACAGCCCGACGCCGGGCTGGACGCTCTGCACAAGCGTCACGCCGACGCCGCGGATCGAAACGAAGGCGCGGCCGGTGCCGTCGCTGTTGATGTTGAGGCCGGGCGAAAGCACCGCCGCCTCGCGCACCGAGTTGAACCCGCGCGCAATCAGCGTGTCGCCGGTAATCGCGGTGGCGGCGATAGGAATATCGTTCAACGTCTCTTCGCGCTTACGCGCGGTCACGACGATCGTGCCCTCGTCTTCGGCTTCGGCGGCCACCTGAGTGGCCGCGTTATCCTGAGCAAAAACGGGCGCGGCGCCCAAGGTGGCAACCAGCACGAGCGTCGAAACAGCGGCAAATCGGAATTTGGTCATCAGGCATCCCCAAAAACGGCGGTCTCGGCCGCCCGTGGAACCTATATGACAGCTATAAGACCTATATGAAAGGTATGTAGGTTGTGCCGATCCGCAGACTGGGTTTGCAGCAGCCCATTTCCCAGCCCCACATTCCGTTGGTGTTGAGCTTGTCGAAGCACCGTTCTTTCTGGCGCCCCCAAAAGAGAAGGGCCGCCCTTGGACAAGCTCAAGGCGAACGGAGTTGAAAGATCGGAGCCGGCCCTCTTGGCCTACCAGCAGCTGTAACCGCCGTCGGCGAGCACGACGCTGCCGGTCATCAAACTCGCCATGTCCGACGCAAGGAACAGGATCACCGACGCGACTTCCTCGGGCTCTCCCAGCCGCGCCTGCGGCGTCCCGTCGATCCAGCGGCGGTACATTTCGCCCTGTTTGTCAGCGAAAGCGTTGAGCGGCGTCGCGATATAGGTTGGCGCCACCGCGTTGACGCGCACCCCGCGCCCCGCCCATTCGGCGGCGAGGCTCTTGGTCAGCTGGTGCATCGCCGCCTTCGAAGCATTGTAATAGCTTTGCGGCTGGGGGCGGTTGACGATGAAGCCTGACATCGACCCGACATTGACGATGCTCCCCTGCCCCGCTGCGAGCATGTGCCGCCCGAAGGCGCGCGCGCACCAGAAGCTGCCGTTGAGGTTTACGTCGAGCACATTGAGCCAATGTTCGTCGGCGACATCCTCGGCCGCTGTTTCGCTGCGGGCGATCCCGGCATTGTTGACGAGGATGTCGATCCGGCCGTCGCGTGCGAGCATTGCGGCGGCGGCGGCATCGACCGCGGCGCTATCGGTGACGTCGAGCACTTCGGCGAAGACCGCATAGCCCTTGGCCGCGAGATCGGCGACCGCGCGGTCGAGCGCGGTGGCGTCGCGATCGGCGATCGTGACCTTCGCGCCGGCTTCGGCCAGCGCTTCGGCGGTCGCGAGGCCGATTCCTTGCGCGCCGCCCGTAACAAAGGCCGTGCGCCCACCCAAGCGCAGCTTGTCGAGATACATCGACTTACTCCGGAACGAAGGCGGCGGCGGCCATCATGGGTTCGTGCAGCGCCTCGCCGCGCGTCATCTGATACACCATCCGGTACGCCCCGAACTCGGGCCAGGGCATCGCACCCGTCCGCGCGAACCCGGCCCACAGGTCGTGAACCCGATCGGCAAGCGCCTGCGGCGGGTCTATCCCCGCCAACCCGCGCGGCCCGGTGACGGTCGGCAGCGTCTTGAACACGAACGGCATCTCGATCCCGTGGCACGCGCCCAGTTCGCCGGCGCACGCGGGCGAGCGCCAGTCGAACTCGTACATCCACGTCTTGCCCTGATGCGCCGAGGCATATTGGCGCGCCGGCCAGCGGAAGACGAGGTCGTTCATCGCTTCGGTCAGCGCCTCGCCGGGCCGCACGCCCGGCTGCTTGTAGCCATAGGCCTTCAGCACCGCCGTCGCCTGCGGATGCGACCGCCCGAGAAGCCAGCGCGCCAGCAGCCCGCCGATCTTCTTGCGCACCCCCGTCGGCACGAAATAGAGGTTCATCTCCTCGGCATTGCTGCCGATGACGACTTCCACGTCGCGCCCGGCCCCTTTGCGCAGCGCGTCGATCGGCTTTTCGGGCAGCACATCGTCGCCATAGACCGGAATGAAACGGCTGATCCCATACACCGGCTCGCGCCCGTCATTTCCGCGCAAATCGACCGCCCAAGGCTTTGCCACCTTCTCGATCGCATCCATCGCCGCGGCATGCGTGACGGTGCTAAAACCCCCGGCGTCGGGGCTGACACGCAATATTTTCGCCAACTTCCGCACCAACCGCTGCGCCACTTCGATCTCGCGCACCATCGCGCCATGGCCGCTCTGGATGATCGCCCGAGCGAACAGGCCCTTCGCCAGCGGCGAGGTAATCAGGTCGGCGATCGCCATCGCGCCCGCGCTCTCCCCGAACACGGTGATCTTGGCCGGATCGCCGCCAAAGGCCGCTATATTGCGCTGTACCCATTCGAGCGCGAAGATCATGTCGCGCAGGCCCAGATTGGTCGGCGCGCCGGGCACCGGCAAAAAGCCATCGATCCCCATACGGTAGTTGATCGCGACACAGACGATGCCCGAGGCAGCAAAGGCGCTACCGTCGTGGACCGACGCATCCTTGCAGCCGCCGACAAAGCCGCCACCGTGGATAAAGACCATCACCGGCGCCGCCGTGGCATCCTTGGGCGCCCAGACATTCAGCCGAAGATAGTCGCCATCGCTGCCATCGCTGCCCGGACCGACGAGCGGCGTCGGGTCGACCATGGGGAAAGGCTTGATCCGGTGCGGCGCCGCGGGGCCCGGATCATCCATATCGCGCACCCCCTCCCACGGAAGCGGCGGACGCGGACGTTCGAAACGCTCGGGAGGCGCGGCGTAAGGGATGCCGAAAAACCGCACGACAGGGCCATCGACGCGCCCGCGTATCGCGCCGCTATCGATTTCGATCGGCGCACCATATTGTTCTTCAGCGATCATTGCGTCGGCATATCATCTGGTACGGCTACGCGCCTATGCCCGCCGATATGCCCAACGGATGAAGAAATATGCCCGGACACGGGAGCGGAGCCGATGCCGCGCCCCCGCGCGCCTAGAACCGCACCCGGAAACCCGCGCTCCCCTTCAGATTATATCCCGCGCCGAAGTCGGCGATGGCGGTATCGCCCGAAATTTCGGTATAGAGCGTGAAGCGGTCGTTGCCCCAGCTGTAGCTGCCGCCGAGCCCCAGTTCGCCCGACAGGCGGTGGTCGCGGTTCGCAATCGTCGTTGCCGACACATCGGCAACCGCGCCGTCGAGCCATTCATAGCTGAGGTTCATCACGCTATAGAGGCGCGTGCGGCGGACATCGCCCGCCGGGCCCTTCCAGCTCGTCTGGTGGTCGATCGCTATGCCCCATCGGGTCTTCAGGCTTTCGCCCTTCGCCGCCGAAACCGACGCATCGGCCGGATCGGCGAAGCGGTCGAAATCGACCTTGGCAAAGCTCATCTGGACCTGCGGCGTGACCGAGAGATTCCGCCCGATCGACGTCTGCTTGCCGAGTTCGAGGCTGAACGCCTGGCCGTCCCCCTTGTTGCCCTGTGCGAGCGAGCCGAGGATGTTCGATTCGAGGTCGCTGTCGAACCAGCTGAGCTTGGCCTGACCGTCGACGTAAAAGCCCTGCGGCCCGTACCAGGTCATCGTCGCGCCGACACCATAGCCCTGCGTGTCGATGCTGCCGTTACCGAAGATCGACGTCACGGCGCTGTCTGCCTTGCCATAATGCGCGGTCAGCCCGCCGATGAGTGCTGCACCGTCGCTGCGCTGGCTTAGCGTCGCGTCGAGCCCGAGCTGCGCCTGCCACTGGTCTACCTTGCGATCCGCGCCGCTGGTCGAGACGAGCGCGTCCGGACGCTGACGTTCGGATTCGAACCGGCCCCACAGGCCCGCGCCGGCGACCGGCGACGCGGCCCATGACCGGTTGCCGACGCGCTGTTGCAAGGTCGGCAGGCGGTTCAGCGACTGCAGCGCCCCGACATAGGCCTCATAGACCGGGACACCCGGCTGATAGAGCGGGCCTTGCGGATTACCGGCCTCATCGAGCCGCGCCGAACGCAGATACCAGTCCCCGTCCTGCGGCGTCGAGATGCCGTTCTTGTAGAGGCGATAGCCATAGGCGCCCGCGATCACCGCCTGCTGGCCGCCGAACAGATAGTCGCCGTCGAGCGCGAAATTTCCGTTCGATGCACCGGCGACGTCGACGATCTTGATCCCGTCAACCGTCTGCGCGCCGAGGCCGCCGCGATTGATCACCGCGACCCGCGTGTTCCCCGACGTCGCGCCGCTCACGATCAGACGATCGGTCGCCGATGTGTCGCCGCCAAGCGCAGCTTCGATCTCGAGAACGCCGCCATTGCCCGCATAGTCGCCCGTGACGGTCAGCGAACCGATGCCGCTGCCCGGTGCGACGATGCCCGCATTGACGATGCTGCCGACGCGGCCCGCGCCGTCGAGACGACCCGCCGAACCGACGCTCACCGCGCCGCCGAGGCTTCCCTGCACGGAAAGCGTGCCGCCGGCGACCGTCGTGCTGCCGCCAAAGCCGCTGTTGTTGCCAGTGACAAGCAAGGTGCCCGCGCCATTCTTGGCCAGCACCCCAGCGCCCGATAACAGGCCATGATAGGTGAAGACCGTATCGGCAGCGGCCGCGATCGTGCCCCCGCTCGCGACGACGATATCACGCGCGCTGGTGAGGTTGGCGCTCGTTTCGAGCGTGCCGCCATCGAGCGTCACGGCGCCGCTCGTGGCGCCGAGGTTTGCGTCGTTCGAGATGCGGATCGTACCGCCAACGATCTGGGTGCCGCCGGTGTAGCTGTTCGTACCGCCGAGGACGAGCGTTCCCGCGTCCGATTTGACGAGCTGAGCCGCACCGCTGAGCGACGAATTGATCGTCGCGGTGAAGCCCGCGCCCGCGCTGCTGCCGTCGCCGACGCGGATCGTCGCGGTCGCATCGGTCAGGGTGATGCCGCCGCCCGTGATGACATAATTGTTCGCCGCGAACTGCATCCCGGCCGCCGACACGGCGCCAAGGCCATTGTCCACGGTGACGGTACCGCCGGTGCCGCCGAAGATGGCGAAGGCGCCGTCGGTATAGCCTGCGTTCACCGCGCCATTCTCGCCGGTCCAATTGTCGTTGCCGGGGCTCGCCTGCCACACGCCACTGCCGCCGTTGACGACGCCATTATTCTTGGGCCCGGCCGCGCCATCCCAAAAATTGAGCGTCAGTCCCGCCGAATTGACGAGGTTCACTTGCCCCGCGATCGACGTCTGGAC contains these protein-coding regions:
- a CDS encoding TonB-dependent receptor, producing the protein MTKFRFAAVSTLVLVATLGAAPVFAQDNAATQVAAEAEDEGTIVVTARKREETLNDIPIAATAITGDTLIARGFNSVREAAVLSPGLNINSDGTGRAFVSIRGVGVTLVQSVQPGVGLFIDGIYQPNTAYLNNPLVDVERIEVLRGPQGTLYGKNTMGGAINVITRQPGNDFEVRANGSYAGPDDSWMVSGSVSGPIVTDKIALRVAAAHRQQDGFLTNTVIGGNANPFNTDSVNATLRVTPSDGFALTVKGYYDWVDGVNTPYSRVTGPKDYSRDVQFNTINRVSYKYRGFNARAEADLGGGSKLSVIGAYDMRNGFTPDGEGDFGPTDTVRTVARDSLRTMTLESRLDSEWSDQFSTLFGVFYSNEMVRARGQDTISLTHPVLGPVSILRTTSVKNVGDTYAAFGTLFFKPGLDWEIAAGLRFDHESRTANGSVVSATTTVLGTATAGGIVPTATIKSDEWQPKLSITRKWTPDLMTYVSVARGYRGGGFNAPTAPTRTYRGDSAWTYEAGAKYSSPGFNLSGAVFYSDYKDYIGLNSIAPAAGGGLVTVDLNTGDVESYGIELEAMVRPVQAWTLRSGLTWMHARITDDSAYTATTGRLLSSDRLTFQPDWTASFSSDYRIEMGGDSDVTLSAGLVGKGKRLAATLNETTPTLLDSYWLTNASIAYRTGPVEVALFANNIFNTEYFESYIEQTTLALAGLPASDLGITGDRRRYGVRASLKF
- a CDS encoding SDR family NAD(P)-dependent oxidoreductase; translation: MYLDKLRLGGRTAFVTGGAQGIGLATAEALAEAGAKVTIADRDATALDRAVADLAAKGYAVFAEVLDVTDSAAVDAAAAAMLARDGRIDILVNNAGIARSETAAEDVADEHWLNVLDVNLNGSFWCARAFGRHMLAAGQGSIVNVGSMSGFIVNRPQPQSYYNASKAAMHQLTKSLAAEWAGRGVRVNAVAPTYIATPLNAFADKQGEMYRRWIDGTPQARLGEPEEVASVILFLASDMASLMTGSVVLADGGYSCW
- a CDS encoding carboxylesterase/lipase family protein, translating into MIAEEQYGAPIEIDSGAIRGRVDGPVVRFFGIPYAAPPERFERPRPPLPWEGVRDMDDPGPAAPHRIKPFPMVDPTPLVGPGSDGSDGDYLRLNVWAPKDATAAPVMVFIHGGGFVGGCKDASVHDGSAFAASGIVCVAINYRMGIDGFLPVPGAPTNLGLRDMIFALEWVQRNIAAFGGDPAKITVFGESAGAMAIADLITSPLAKGLFARAIIQSGHGAMVREIEVAQRLVRKLAKILRVSPDAGGFSTVTHAAAMDAIEKVAKPWAVDLRGNDGREPVYGISRFIPVYGDDVLPEKPIDALRKGAGRDVEVVIGSNAEEMNLYFVPTGVRKKIGGLLARWLLGRSHPQATAVLKAYGYKQPGVRPGEALTEAMNDLVFRWPARQYASAHQGKTWMYEFDWRSPACAGELGACHGIEMPFVFKTLPTVTGPRGLAGIDPPQALADRVHDLWAGFARTGAMPWPEFGAYRMVYQMTRGEALHEPMMAAAAFVPE